The genomic region GCCGGGTCGCAGCGGGATCACGAGAGTCATACCTCCTAGCTGGCGGCCTTGTCACGGACGGAGCGCGGATACCGGAAGGCCGCAAGCAGACCGGTGACGACAGCGGTCGCCAGCAGGATCGTCACCACGTAGAACAGCACCGTGTCACCCAGGGAGCGGGGCGGAAAGACGTCCTCGAGGAGCCAACCGACGCCCATCCCCAGCCCCAGGCAGGTGTGCATCGCGGCCCGCAGGCGCGGTGAGGGCTGCGGGCGGCCGAAGATCCGGGGCACCGCCGTGCCGCCACGGCTCCTGGCGAGCAGCACGGCGGCGACGGCGAGGTTTGCCCCGGCAGCGACGGCGGCCAGGACGAGGTCCACGGATTCCATGCGGCAGACCGTAGCGTCTGGTGGCCAGTGACAGGGGCTGCCAAAGATCGCTGTCTTCGCGCTGGATCGCCACCGTCGGCTGCCGGCCGTGCGGACCGACGGGCTCGTGCGAACGAACGCTCCGCGACCACGCAACTGTGAGGAAGTTGAGAACCTCGCGCCGGCACGACGAGGCGCTAGTCGACCGCGATGCGCAGGCCACGCACCGGTGAGGCGATGACCAGAGCGAGGCTGAGCACGACGGGCACAGCCAGCACCAGGTATGCGACCCGGACTCCGTAGGTGTCTGCGGCCAGCCCTCCGGTCAGGGCGCCGAACGGAGTGCCGCCCCAGGCCAGCATGCGCCCGGTGGTGTTGACGCGGCCCTGCAACGCATCGGGTGTGAGCAGTTGGCGCACAGTGATTCCGTTCGCGTTCACGGTCAGACGCGCCACGGCCCAGATGGCCCACCACGCCGCCGCCAGGGCGAACACCGATGTGCCGGCCAAGCCGATGAGGGCCGCGACGAAGATGACGAGCCCCGTGATGGACAGCGTTCCCTGGCCGGCCCACCGGCTGGCCCTGGGCAGGATGACGGCGGCCACCAGTGAGCCGACCGCGACGGCCGCGTAGAGCAGACCCAGGCGCTGGTCCTCCGGGCTCAGATCGAGCACCTCGTCGGCGTGGACGATGAGCAGACCCAGCACGCCGCCGGCGGCGACGTTGAGCCCGAAACCGGCAGCGGTCAGCGTCCGCAGGACCCGCGTCCGCCAGAGGTGGCGCAGTCCTTCGGCGATCTCGGCCCGCACCCGGCGGGCCACCGTCGGCCCCGGATCCAACCCAGTGCGGATCTGGGCGAGCAGCGCGGCGGACACCAGGTAGGTGGCGGCGTCGAAGGCCAGCACCAGGGTGGGATCGGTGATAGCGGCAAGTAGCCCGGCGGTGGCGGGCGCGGCGATTTCCAGCACGATCTCGGTGGACCAGATGAGACTGTTCGCCCGGGTGACCCCCGGCTTGCCGACGATTCGCACGAAGGCGCCCCACGCCGCGGCGTCGAACCAGCAGAAACCGCAACCCACGCCGAATGCCACGACGAGCAGGTACCAGGGGGCAAGCACATCGAACAACGCGGCGACCGGCACGGTGGCGAGCAGCAGTGCGCAGCACACGTCCGCGATGATCATCATGCGCTTACGCCGCAGGCGGTCGGCGGCAGCGCCGGCGAACAACCCGAACAGCAGGTACGGCAGGGCTTCGAGGCCGACCACCGCCGCGGTCAGCATCGGGGAGGCGCTCGTGCGGTAGACCAGCAGTGGCAGGGCGACGGCACTGGCAGCGGTCCCGGCGACCGAGATCGATCGGGCGAGGTACCAGTAGGAGAAGTCGCGGTGGAACAGCCGGCGTCCGTTGACGCCGGCTGTCTCGATGCGCTGCGCCACCGCCTGCTTCAGGCCAGCAGTGCGAGTTGCCGATCGTCGATGCTGGTCAGTGCGAGGTGCAGGTCCGCCGCCAGATCGTCGGCGAGGCGAGTCATCGACGCACCCTCCTCGTCACCCGGGTGGAAGCAGAGAGTGCCGCCACCGGGGCTGCCGGATCGAGCCATCAGTTCACCGTTCTCGGCGCCGGGGTGGAAGAACTTCTCCTCAGTAGACATATTTCCTCATCTCGTTCGGACCGGATGTGGTCAGCTGATGGTCGCCAGGTCCGGCGACGGCCACAGGTGCCACCCCCGCCCGGTCGGGACGACGGGCATCCCATGCCGCACCAGGCTGAAGCGCTCCAGCCCGGGGGCGATCGTGGTGGCTACCGCGATCGGTGAGTCGACCGGGGCGACCTCGCACACGTGGTAGCCGATGCCGTGACGGACCAGAGCCCGCCGGATGTGCTCCAGCCCCCACCCCGGGCTGCCGTCGCCGGCTACGTCCGCGCGTAGCGGCACCGCCCGCACCGGCCCGGAGAGCAACTTGTCGAGTGGCATCAGGGCACATCGTTGCAGTGCCGGCCAGGCCGCCAGACGCTGGACCGCAGGCGAGCCGGCGGCGGGTGAGGAGAGCGCAGAGACCTGGATCAGCTCGCTGAGGGCGCGCGCCGCGGCGTCGGTGGCCCAGAGCGAAGCGCCGGCCCCGAGCCGGGTCGGCTCGCCGGCGGCCGTCGGGCTGGCCGCCAGGTAAACCGGCACATCCAGGTCGGTGGTGACGTCGAGCAGGTGTACGGGTGCGCCGGCCGCCCGTACGGCCTCTGCATGCAGTGAACGCAACCCGTCCGGCAGATCCCCGACCGGCACGAGGTCGACGTCCGCGACGCCGGCGACATACCAACGCAGCAGTGCCTGCCCGAGCCCGTCGTGTTCGATCAGCTCGCAGAGGCCGTGATAGACGGCCTCTTCCAAATCGACGCCGGCCGCGGTGCCCAGGCTGGACGAGTACCGCAGCAGACTGCGGTACGGCCGGACGTCGTCCCCCGCCACCGGCCACCGGTAGTAGCGCGGATCGGCGAGAAATGTGGGATAACGGACCTCGCCGTAGGGGGCACACGCCGCGACAGAGTCCGGAAACTCCGCCGCCCACCGCTGTACGACCAGGTCGGCATCCAGGGCAGACTGTCCGGCCACGACGTTCGCCGGCAGCAGCCTCGTGGCGTCCGCGTTCCATCGACGGTTGTCGCGGGCAGACATGAGATGGCGCTCCAGGGCCTCGAAGTACGCGCTCGCCGCGCCCTGGGGACCCGCTCCCTTTCCCACACCCACGGCGACCAGTGCTCCGTCCCGGAACAGCGTGACGCGCATGGTCGGTGATGCGGCCGGGCCGAGGGCCACCGCCCGCGCCGTGAGGCCGAGCCGCTTGATCTCAGTCGAGGCTGTCGCGAGGGCGTACTCCGCGGGCACGGATCGGAACGGCACCGCGGCCTCCCCGGGACTATTCACCGGCCCGAACTGTGTCAGCGAGTTGCCCTGATGTCAACGGTGGTAGCGAGCCCGTGGGGCAGAGCCAAATGACCACGCTGTCAGCAGGGGCACGGAGCCAGCCTCAGCCACCACATCCGCCGTCACCGCCGACCACCTGGCTGGGGTCGGCGGTCCCACAACACCAGGCCCGTGAGCAGCATCGCAACGCCCACAGCGACCATGCCCAGCCCCACCGCCGTGCGGGCGGCATGACCCCCTGCGGGACCACCGGGATCCAGCCGACCGTCAGCAGCGCCACCGCCCATGCCGTCGCCTTGTTCTCCCGGTACCACTCGGCGTCCCACCTCATCGGAATCACCGTTTCGGGAGGCCTGCTCCGCTGGCCCGTGGCGCCCGCGCCGAGCAGAGCCGGCAGGACGGAGAGTGCGGCCGCTCCGGAAAGTCGAGGCCGTTGGGCAGCACGCCGGTCAACGCGCGTGTTATTTCACGACGACGAAATGGATCGTCACGATTCCCAAGGCCGTCCTGGACTCTACAAGGACGGCAGTATCTTCGTCATCGACGACTTCGTGATGTCCGGCGATTTCCTCACGACGCTGAGGGAGCGCCTTGTCGACTCCGGGTCGGCGGTCGAGCGGATCCGGACGGCGTCGGCCGCGGTGACGCGTGTCGCGCTCAGGAACCACGAGGCTCCCGAGTACTACTGGTGGCTCGCCGACAGTGACGACTTCTATTTCCCGTGGGGCAGGGCCAAGTAGCC from Micromonospora profundi harbors:
- a CDS encoding MFS transporter, yielding MAQRIETAGVNGRRLFHRDFSYWYLARSISVAGTAASAVALPLLVYRTSASPMLTAAVVGLEALPYLLFGLFAGAAADRLRRKRMMIIADVCCALLLATVPVAALFDVLAPWYLLVVAFGVGCGFCWFDAAAWGAFVRIVGKPGVTRANSLIWSTEIVLEIAAPATAGLLAAITDPTLVLAFDAATYLVSAALLAQIRTGLDPGPTVARRVRAEIAEGLRHLWRTRVLRTLTAAGFGLNVAAGGVLGLLIVHADEVLDLSPEDQRLGLLYAAVAVGSLVAAVILPRASRWAGQGTLSITGLVIFVAALIGLAGTSVFALAAAWWAIWAVARLTVNANGITVRQLLTPDALQGRVNTTGRMLAWGGTPFGALTGGLAADTYGVRVAYLVLAVPVVLSLALVIASPVRGLRIAVD
- a CDS encoding YcaO-like family protein → MPFRSVPAEYALATASTEIKRLGLTARAVALGPAASPTMRVTLFRDGALVAVGVGKGAGPQGAASAYFEALERHLMSARDNRRWNADATRLLPANVVAGQSALDADLVVQRWAAEFPDSVAACAPYGEVRYPTFLADPRYYRWPVAGDDVRPYRSLLRYSSSLGTAAGVDLEEAVYHGLCELIEHDGLGQALLRWYVAGVADVDLVPVGDLPDGLRSLHAEAVRAAGAPVHLLDVTTDLDVPVYLAASPTAAGEPTRLGAGASLWATDAAARALSELIQVSALSSPAAGSPAVQRLAAWPALQRCALMPLDKLLSGPVRAVPLRADVAGDGSPGWGLEHIRRALVRHGIGYHVCEVAPVDSPIAVATTIAPGLERFSLVRHGMPVVPTGRGWHLWPSPDLATIS